TGCCAAACACCCAGTCTCAGGGCAAGATCGATCTTTTGCGACTCCTCGGCGCTGAGGTCTACCCGGTCCCTGCTGTCGCGTTCGATAATCCCGAGAACTACAACCACCAGGCCCGTCGACACGCTGAGCGACTTGACAATGCTGTTTGGACGAACCAATTCGACAACACAGCCAATCGCCGTGCACATATCGAGACGACCGGCCCTGAGATCTGGGCGCAGACAGATGGTAAGGTTGACGCTTTCACGTGCGCTACTGGCACAGCTGGTACTCTAGCCGGCATTACAAGGTATCTGAAGGACGTCTCTGATGGCCGGGTCAAGAGCTTCCTTGCCGACCCTCCTGGCAGTGTGCTTCATTCTTATGTGTCCTCTGGCGGCAAGCTTACCGAGCGCACGGGCTCCAGCATCACCGAGGGCATTGGACAAGGTCGTATTACCGACAATCTCCAGCCTGATATTGGCCTGGTGGACGGTTCGCTGCACATTTCAGACGAGAAGAGCATCGAAATGGTCTACCGATGcttggatgaggaggggTTGTACCTCGGTGCCAGCTCCTCTCTCAACGTTGTAGCTGCCAAGGAGGTCGCTGAGAAGCTGGGCAAAGGTCATACTGTTGTCACTGTCCTCTGCGATGGGGCTTACAGATACGCTGATCGACTGTTCTCGCGAAAATGGTTGACAGACAAGAAGCTGCTGGGCGCTATTCCCAGCCACCTGGAGAAGTACATCGTTTTGCCTTAGAAAGAGGCATGCCATATAAAAAGAATCTCGTTGTTACAATATATTACATGATAATTCCCCCACTATTCGTGACAGATTGTCCACATGTAGACTCCAGGTCTTCTCAAAGTGCATGAATATTTGTGTCTAGTTATCCTCTACATCGTTCCTAAAGCGGGGCGCAGCAGGCAAATGCTGTTTCCAGCTGGGCTGTCGGCCTGTGACTCTTTCATACGCGATGTCCCAGCCAAAGGAGTTATTATCCggactcatcatcacaaaaTCTTCGATGTGTTTTTCCATTAGATCGTGGACAGGCTGCAggtctttggcatcttgacCGATGATGTCCTGTGCTAGTTCTATCGCCCTTATGTTCTGGGCAATAGCCCAAATGTAGTTGAAAGGAGAAATGTGTTGCCTTTCGCGGACGTAGTTGTCGCTGTTGGGCTTGACTCGGCTATTGATAGAATTCAGATAGGGCGAGCTTGTTAAGTCATCGGATTCTCGTTCAGCCCATGCGCTGGTGATAAACTCAACATTGTCTCGAAGCTCTCGGATCAGGCCATCCACAGGAGCTTCGGCTGCCTGCTGCTCCTTGACTGCAGATGCTGGGAGAAGAGAATCATACCCCGAATAATGGGGTTCATATGAGGCTGACGGCGAGGGGGTGTGTTCTTAGCAAGATGCTCAGGGCGCTGAATGATATCCCAGACCATTTTATTCCACTTCAAAGCCTGTTGAGTctcgctctcctctcctttcGGGGATATGATCTTACGGTTAATGGATCCCAACAGCAGGATGACAGTACTGTCGCGCTGTAAACTGAGTCCTGTCTTTTCAACTTGCTGAGCGCATTCAATGACCACATACGGCTGCCTATCATGGCCTGCACGTCGAGTCACAGCGTCGGCATGCCAGCGTTTGAGTCTAATTCCAGCTTTCTTATAGCCGGCAAGCAGGGTGCTTATGTTATCCCATTCCTCCTTGGTTTTCATGAGCTTTGTTGCCTCTGCAAAAGCCTTCATCGAGTTTGGGACATCGTGGAATCGATCAATAGTCTTGAAAGTGTGCTCGAGCCCATCGACTTCGATGGTGACGGGGTTTCGCAGGATGTAGTCGCTCTTCTTGGGATTGAAAACGAGCTTCCTCGCTTTCTCTGGTAGGTGGGCAGGGAGAATGATCTTCTCTTGAATTTCTGTGAGAATTTCGTTCAACTGAGGATTTTTAGTCTCGGCGAACACAGCACTAAAACCTTGTCGATTGTCAACTTCCTGTATTCTGAATGTTGcactcttttttttctttttcactTACTGCGTGCAGAAGATACACTGAAGCATTTGTACTGGATACCACGCAGTGCCAGGGATGTCCACGGGTTGGCCACAGGCCTGAAGCCCAAAGTCAAGGATCTGTTCAGCATTGCGCTGACTGTCCCACAGTGCTGTGATAACTTTTGAGGTTTCAAAGCTTGGCCAATGCCTACTAAATCGTAAGGTAGTAGGTGGGTTCATAGaaaggtacctacctattctgCGTCCCATGGAAAAAGGCACCGGATGAACTGTAATCCGAGCCAATCAGCAATGAGAATTGGAAGTAATGCGAGTAGCTCCAGAAATTCTAGCGCCtgtctcaacctcaactacTTGTATAATCGCAATAGTTCAATTTACGATGAACGTCACCGTCGTGGGACGGCCAGTTGGCTGTCTCAAATCTGCTCTTAGACGGGCAAGACTCCTGAGGACTTTCGAAAGGAGggtttcttcagcagccgTTGAGCCTGTGCCCAAGTCGATACCGAACGCCTTCAGCGCTGAACAACGTATGTATCTTTACGATCCGCAATATTGCAAAAACAACATCGCTGACATTAAGACCAGGGGCGGATCTCGCCAAGGTTAGCAAATTTCATATCTACCCTCGAGTTCCGAGTATCCGAACCACCCACCCCGATCCTATGCCTGCCCTTCTGCAAAAGCAACTCGCGAAACTCGATCCGACTGGCGCACGCACACGATTGTTCTCAAGAGAGCACGCCGACAGCGCTAAGGTTGGCGACGTTCTGATGGTGACGACAAAGGGTGGGGAGCCCTTTGCCGGCGCTTTTTTACAAATTCGACGCCGAGGCCAGGATACAGCGATCCAACTGCGTggacagatgatgaaggtTGGTGTGGAGATGTGGTTCAAGATCTACAGCCCGACTGTGACGGGTATTGATATTATCTGGCGACGGCCCAAGAGGGCACGACGAGCACGCCTCACGTACATGCGGAAGCCCAAGCACGACATGGGTAGTGTGGATCAAATGGTGTTtgcatggaagaaggagagatATACTCTACGGTCACGAGCAACTCAGTCTGGGAAACCTTCTGGAAGACAGCATGCCAAGATTCTtggacagaagaagaaataggCGGAAGGATGTACGGAATGTGGCTGTATGATATATTGTGTATAAGAACTTATTGAGACATAAAATCATTTGCTCGAATCTACTTTCATCATGCCAGTAAACAaatgatgaaatgatggTCCTCACTAATGTTGACGGGTTTACAATAAAGCATAGGAACCTGTAGCTACCACTCTAGCGTCAGATCTTGATTAGACTGTTGTTTCGATAGCCAGGTCGCCAAACACATGGCTCTTTGTACAGATTCCAAGCCATGACGAATCCCAAAGGCTGTTCATATTATCGTTCGTTAACAGTAGCCTGTTCTTGACGATCTATCTGTTGTACAGGGTCAGGGTATAACTATGTTTCATCGCAAACAAAATCGCAGCCAGTTATTGATAGAAGCTGGGAGGTTTTCGTCCAGTGATATGTCAGACTTCTCTTGATATCTTATTATTTGAGCCTTACAATATATGTTCATGCAAGCTTATTTAAGTGTGGAAGATCGAAACAGGTCTGGTCTGATGTTAATTACTTATGTGAACCATGCATGTTACACGCTTTATTTGTCTGAATCCCTACAGGTGCTATAAGGCGTTCGAATACGATGAGCCTTGTAGAAGACGTATAATGGTATCGTCAAAATGATATAAGATTATTCAATTTGCTCTGACTCTTCGATTCATGTAAAGCGCTAGATAATGTTGCCAGTTCCTGGTTCAAACTCAGTTGCAGCAGCAACTATCGAATTACTCAACTACCAATGTAATGTATGTACTAAGCTGGTTGCATGAAATTACCCAGGGTTTCACAGAAGGTTTCACAAGACGTTAATTGATAACCGTTTGCCTGGCCATTCACTCTGTATACGCATTTGAAGCTTATTAGTTTGACCTCCCCCAATGATAGGCAATTGAGACAGCCCAGCGCCACGCATCGGGATTTACAGCCGGTTGATCGGCTCCAGCGTTTCGTTCCTCGCGCAGGGTCCGGGGCATCCACCCTCATTAAACGGAACACACTATACTTAGTTACTGGCCTAAGCGTGCTAGAATGATGACCACAGACCCCCTCCCACacgtaggtacctatagTCAAAATAAGCGGGCACTCTAAATCCAACTGCTTACAGTACTTACTTATGTACCTATGTAACTACTAGGTAGTTTCAAATGAgccaacaaacaaaaaggaGAAGGCCAGAAAGATACAGTATATCAAATTAGTCCCAAGTCTATTTGTATCACGCTGTGCAGTGTCTCGAGGATATATTCAGGGGAAATCCACGGTACGCTCTTATGCGAGGAGGTGTAGGATGCGCTTGGGATCAACTGATAGAACCCAACGCCCATGTATAAATATGATGACCGCCTCACCATTTGGCAGTGTAACTTATTTATAGCTAATTACCTATCTagggggaggaaagaaaactcaggaccttgaccctaagcgataaaaaatattaggtaaatttagcctaagtttagggtgttctttgccaagtttattttgacaccttacatcaaggttcggtgttttcttgctccctgaggctATCTTTTTAGTTACCGTGTGGTCATAAAATTTCAGGTCGAAATTTCTTGCAGGGAACGGATATTCAACATCAATTCAAATCGATAAAACCCCGGTCCATCAACAGTTGGATCCACTAACTACCAAACGTTAGCCTCTCCTAGCAAACGCTGAAAAACAGCTAAAAATGGACGTTACGAAGGTTTCCGCCCAAGCCTTCAGGGGATGCTTCCACTGCAACCCGGCAACGTGGAGGGCAACGAGAAGTTCTCCAATTTTTGTTTACACGCGGACGCCCAATCCCGCGACGACTGCTACTGcaaccagcaacagcgctaccaagagaacaaagaagactACTACGCCTACCACACagatctcagcatcaacaacaacagcaatTGTaatcagcatcatcaacatttCCACAATTCTCCGTCTGCTTCAATATCGGCGTCATCTCGCTTATCGTACGTCTCCACCGTCTCGGCctcggcttcatcttcatcctcaaggATCTACAACGCTTCATTCGAGTCACTTCCTATTACCCCAATTTCCGTATTCGAGGCCTCCCCACACTCTCCTCGCTCTTTGTCTAACAGACTCTCCTCGCCTGTAACTGGACTCATCGCCCGTCATCGAACATTCACACATAATTCTTGTTCGCTCTCATActctccaccatcttcaccgaCCCCGCGCACGAGGCGGGACAAGTTACAGCTGCATGCGGCTCGAGTGCAGCGGTCAGGCAGCAAAACTACAGATACAGCATTTCTTCTAGGCCTtcagaaaaggaaaaaagtCAACCAATTCGCGAAGGTTCCCTCCCAGCGCATCTAATCCTGCAGACGCTCTTGCTGCCGTTGAGCCTCCACATGACCAAAAGTTGACGAGAATGGCTTTTGCAGAGCAGCAAAGATGGGTTACGGTCCAACAGAAGACATTCACAAAATGGTATCTATGTCTTGAATTCCTGGCCTGCAGTATGCTCACATTTTTTTCCCAGGCTCAACACGAAGATCGAGGCTCGAAACCTTGAGGTTAAAGACCTCGTAAAAGATCTTAGCGATGGTGTAAGTGTACTTTCTGTAGAATTTGCCCTGACTGTCACTGACCTCTATGCATAGGTCATGCTGATTCATCTCCTCGAATGTCTTTCACACGAATCGCTCGGCCGTTATGCCTCAAAACCCAAGCTTCGAGTACAAAAATTTGAGAATGCGAACCTGGCACTCGACTTCGTTAAATCCAGGGGTATTCAGATGACCAATATCGGCGCTGAGGATGTGGTTGATGGCAACCAAAAGAttgttcttggtctcatcTGGACCTTAATTCTTCGATTTACCATCAGTGATATTAACGAGGAGGGCATGTCAGCAAAGGAGGGCCTCCTGCTGTGGTGTCAACGGAAGACGGCGTGTTATGACGAGGTAGAGGTGCGAGACTTTAGCGCCAGCTGGAACGATGGTTTGGCGTTCTGTGCTCTATTGGATATCCACCGACCCGACCTCATCGACTATGACGCCCTGGACAAGAAGGATCATCGAGGCAACATGCAACTAGCATTCGATATCGCACATAAGGAGATTGGTATTCCTAAGCTGCTTGATGTGGAAGATGTGTGCGATGTGGCCAAGCCCGATGAACGATCTCTGATGACCTATATTGCCTATTGGTTTCATGCATTCTCGCAAATGGAAAAGGTCGAGAATGCTGGACGTCGTGTTGAAAAATTTGTCAACAACATGCAAGGGGCTTGGGAGATGCAAAGTGCCTACGAAAGACGGATGCGGGCGCTCCTACAAGCCATTCAAGAGCAGATCGAGGTGTGGAAGCAAGCTACTTTCGAAGGAACATACGCCGATGCCAAAGCTCAATCAAACGAGTTCTTTGAGTATAAAAAGGGTAAAAAAAGACAATGGGTCGCCGAGAAGAGCGACCTCGCAACGTTGCTCGgaaacatcaagaccaaatTGGGGACTTATCGCCTCCGGCCATACGATCCACCCGCGGAGTTGAGCCTGGATGCTCTCGAGAGACGGTGGGCAGAGTTAGCATCAAACGAGATGACACGTGCCCAGCTAATAAACGAGACGATCCGAGAGTAAGTTGACTCTTTCAATAGATGCcccctccttcttttcttccattaACATTGTTATAGTATCAAAAACGCACTCCGCAAATCCTTTGCTGACAAGGCAAATGATTTCGCAATGGCTCTCAATACCATGCAGTTGGCCATCTCTGGCCTTGACGGTGATGTGGAAGACCAATTGCACCATGTAAGGAAGCTGAGTGAGAGCCTTTCTCCCTTAGACCAATACTTGGACAAAATTTCAGAGCTGGATCAGAAGTGTCAAGAGGCCAATATTGAGGAAAACGACTTTACTACCTACACATACGACGAACTCTCATacgagcttggtcttgttaAAACTTCAgtgcagaagaagcttgcgTTTTTGGAGAACCAGATGGTAGCACGAAGTATGACAAACCTGACCCCTATCcagctggaagagtttgAGAGTGTTTTTCGTCACTTCGATCGTGACGATACAAACTGTTTGCAGGAACTCGAATTCAGTGCGGCGCTTGCGTCACTGGGGCTTGTTTTCTCCGAGGATGAAATGCACGAATACTTTCTCGAAACATCTGGTGGGCGCGACTACGTAACGTTTGAACAGTTTATCCGGTTCATGGTGGATGTGACAGAAGATCAGAACACGGCAGAACAAGTCTTCCAGTCGTTCCGCGAGGTGGCTGACGGCAAACCATACGTGACAGAGATGGACTTACGACACAGCTTGGTGCCCGACGAAGTGATTGACCAACTTATCGAGATCATGCCGCCTCACAGTGGACCAGACATGTCGGAGGATAGAGGAATGCCACAGTACGACTACATTTCCttcatggagaagctgatcAACGATCAAAACAGCCAGCAAGGGAACTCAGAAGCGACACAACAGAATAGGAGCGACGCTGAGCCACAAAGCCCTCACACAAATGGGGTCTAGGAGAAACAGGGTGAAGACCCATGGCTGGAGATGCACGCATCAGTTCAAATGGAACTGAGTATGAGACTTGGCATCACGAGTCCGAAAAGGAGGGAGGGGTAAAATATAGAGAGGAACGCTGGTGAGATACAGTATACTTTTCTGTCCCTTAACGATGCATCGCCTAGTGGTGTTTCACCTTGTGCTGGCGAAGATGGAGGGTGCATTTCGGCTTACGGTAAAAGAAATATCCCATTAAATTATACCAGAGAGGAGATGACTATTTGGTGGGAGCGAATGGACGGCGATCAGGATAACCATACGTTAGGCGTCCAACCCAGCTTTCTTGGGGGCATCCGTCGTAGGAATGTGCTCTTTTTTATATTCTCCTTTTAAGTTAATACCACCAAGAATCAAATACTCGGCATGTCGAAGCTttctgttttttttttttttttgttgcTCCGCCATACACTCATGCGTGGACTTGAGAAACCACCTCTACGTGCCTATTTCTATAGGTAGTCAAGCTGTGAGAGATACAAGAGGGATGACTCTCTTCATATAGAGAAAGAGCCGGATCGTGCTACGAGGCCAAATTTATCGCAAaatcctcgacttcctctGTTCGGAAGTTGCGTTACAACCCTCACAGCACATTCATTATTGATCTCGAGTGTGTTTGCACAGACTATAGGCCACTGCTCCTTCAGGtagctttttttttttttttttggttaCTGCCAGCCTTATTCAGGGCTATcaagcttttaacttttcATACGATGGCTTAAACAGTGAGGCCCTTATAGTAGGCCAGAATCACAGAGCTCAAAATCAattaaggtttatctgcctcaAGTGGCGCAATTGCTGCCTTGACTAAGCAGTATAAGTACCGCTTACCCTTCGGCAGCTGTGTTAACCTTCCGTCACCCCAGCCAAAAGACTTAAGATAATACCGGGCCTGGTGCACCTATCGCAAAGTACGTTCCCGGACCTGACTTTCCCTCTGTTAGTTACAGTTGCTGACATCAATCATAGCCACCGACACGATGCCTGCTATGCGAAATAGCCTGCAGCCGTACGATCAGGCCTACTGCACGACCTGCCACAACCTTGCTTCTGAATTGGTGACAGGCTGGTCATAGTCTAAGACCACGACAGCAAAACTGCCAAGATAGCTGGGCAGTATGTCTGCGTACAGAGTTGGATGAAGGCGGGGTAATGGCGGGGTTTGAAGGAATAAGGTTGACTCTGTTCGTGTAAGTTAGTCGGCGAAAGTCAAATTGACCTCCATCAATTGAATGCACGTGCCTAGGCACGTGACCAACCGCCCTTGCGTCTGAACTGCAGATAAAGTGAaatcaatgatgaaacatgTTCATCGAGGGTGGAGGGGAGGATTTTATTGGACGGAAGCTTATGATGTATGTACGGATATGCCCACAAGAGTGGGAGAAGTTTACGGCAAAAGAGTGGGTTAACCGACGTTGAGCTGGGTATTTTGATTCGGCATAAAGTCAATACCGCCGAATTACATTGATAGAGCGGAATAACTACCTTACGGTTCAACATACACACCTTTGAACCGTTTAGAAAGCAAAGTGATAGGCATCATAGGGCGGCGCCGGATGGCGGCAACTATATCGGCGTCTTCTGTAGATGggcgaagaggttgtcgGACTTTGTTCAATTAGattagtacctaggtagttaggtaccttatgCATAGCCGGTTCGGATAGGTGGGCTCCGCAGTTTCTTAGCCTTGTGCAATAGATAAAATGTTACTGGGGCGATATGGACTACGGCTTCAgattctcttcctctcttatAATTCTACCTCTAGATAGACAATTGGGATACCGGCTTCAAGATCTGCACGGTCTATTCGATCCAGAGTCGATTTTCCCAGCATGTCGTGTCGTTCACAGCTCCTCCGTGCCTTGAGAGGATCCGCCTCCAGCCCCGGTGGCCGGAGGACCGTTTCCTTGAGGACCAACATCCTCGAGAGAAGCCTTGCTCACTCAAAGACGCCCACGCGATGCATCGCGACTACAGCCCCGAGGCTCATATCCCAGACTCGGGCACAGCAAAGCAAGCTGACATCCGAGACGTACCCTCAGCTCGAGCGTGACGCCCGGTTCGCCCAGGTGACCCCCGAGCACGTTGCGAGGTTCCGTGAGATCTTGGGTGACAACCCCTCGGCCATTATTGACGGAATCACGGGCGGCGGAGCGGGCGTCGATGCGGCCGACTTTGAAACGTATAATGAGGACTGGATGCACAAGTACAAGGGCCAGTCGAAGTTGGTGCTACGTCCAGGCACCACTGACGAAGTTAGCGGCATCCTCAAATACTGCAATGAACAGCATTTGGCCGTGGTACCCCAGGGGGGAAACACGGGCCTTGTGGGAGGCTCCATTCCCGTTTTCGACGAGATCGTCATTAGCATGGCTCGCATGAACGAGATTCGTTCATTCGACGAAGTCAGTGGTTCACTTGTTATTGACGCCGGCTGTGTGCTCGAGACTGTCGACTCATACCTTGCCCAAAAGGGTTATATCTTTCCTCTCGACCTCGGCGCCAAGGGCTCGTGCCACGTCGGCGGAAACGTCGCCACAAATGCTGGCGGTCTGCGATTGCTCCGTTATGGGAGCTTACATGGCACCGTCctcggtgttgaggctgttcTGCCTAATGGTACCGTCATCAATGACCTGTGTACCCTGCGAAAGAACAACACCGGCTACGATGTGAAGCAGCTCTTCATTGGTGCAGAGGGAACTTTGGGGATTATCACAAAGATCGCTATTCAATGTCCTCAGCGATCTCCTGCTGTCAATGTTGCTGTGTTTGGCATAGAGTCGTATGATAAAGCTCAACTTGCCTTCCGTGAGGCTAAGAAGCAGCTATCAGAAATTCTATCTGCATTTGAGCTAATGGACGGCCGCAGCCAGAGAATCGTCTCAGAGGTTAAGGGTCAGGAGCATCCCCTCGAAGGAGAATACCCTTTCTACTGCCTGATTGAGACGAGCGGTTCCAACGGCGAGCATGACTACGCAAAACTAGAGACTTTCCTGGAGGATGTCATGACCCGAGAAGTCATTGCCGATGGTGTCGTCGCTCAGGACGAGACGCAGCTTCGCAACCTGTGGGGCTGGCGTGAGGGCATCACCGAGTGCCTTGGACATTGGGGCGGCACCTACAAGTACGATATCTCTATTCCCCTCGACGAGATGTATaccattgttgaagatacCAAGGCTCGTCTGATCGATCTGGGTCTTCTGGGTGACACGTGTGACCACCCGGTTGTTGACGTACTTGGCTATGGCCATATGGGTGATTCCAATCTGCACCTCAACATTCCGGTGCGCCGTTACGATCCTGCAGTTGAGAAGGCCCTGGAGCCTTGGGTATACGAATGGATTCAGAAGCGTAGTGGAAGTATCAGTGCTGAGCATGGGTTGGGAATTGCGAAAAAGAAGTTTATCGGTTACAGCCGAGACGACACGACGATTGGTCTGATGAAGCAGATTAAGAATCTCTTTGATCCCGTGAGTTTGCTCCCCTCCCCTCGCCCCGTCCACCTTTCAAGCTTGGGTGAACCACCGTCCATCGAACGCTGCGTCGTGGAACTCTATTTTCACCTCAATCCTCTGTTACAACTCCCCGGCATTAGGGCTGACACCTGACCCAGAATGGCATCATGAACCCCTACAAGTATATTTGATACCCCGGTCTCTTGGGCTTGTACCCGAGTGACAGCATATGTGACCCCCCTTCCCTTCATTGGGGTATGCTGCAGCGTCATTCGTACTGCTCAGTAATTCCAGCTGTGGCTGGCCAAACCGACCTCGATAGCCCCGCTGACCTAAGCGAGTGTGAGTGAGCAAAAATTGGAAAAATGAGGCCGAAAGCGTTGTATAAGCAAAAGTGCTGTGCACATTGCAGCTATGGCTGTTTTGTGTACAGCCAtttgaaaaaaaaaaaaaaaaaaccagCCATATCCCTCATAGACCAAAGTACGTCTGCATACATACGCAGACATGCTTAGATAAAGTCGTTAGCCGATTTGGATAGCGTTGGTGGTAGTCAATCAATCCACAGGGCGGAACTATCTCCGTCATCTTGCGAAACGTGCAGGTCACTGCTTATTTTCAGCCAGCACATTATCAGGTAAATTAAGGCCTAAGTATTCGCAAGGCGCAAGTCAATACGACTGGGGGTCAGAAACATGACTCGACCGGTTAATGTTGACACTTCGTAACGAGTTGGTTGTGTCTCATTGCATCTCAAAGGCCCCCCTGCCTGTGCCTGTACCTGTGCCCATGCCTACGTCCTCGTCATTTGAATCTGTCAAACAGGAGTAACGGAGCTGCCCTCCACTCCAAGTTGTTTGTCAAATagccagcttcagctcttaAACTTGATAGCCAACGAGGAGCCAATGCCGCCCTTCCTCACACACCTCCCTGTCAGCCTTATGGGGCGGATGCTGCAGCTTCTCCACAGGAAGCCGATGCGCTAGGCCAAAAGTTCCCTCTAAGTGAAGACTTGCTCGTTCGCATATTCCTCTCAGTCCAAAGTCCCTGTCGTGGGTCCCTGACCGTTACGTCGCCAGCCCCAATCGATTCCAATTGGATTGTTTCGTCATACCTAGCATGTGCCGAGCCATGGCCCCAGAGAGCTTTACACCCGGTGGATGTTGTGTTGTCAGCGGCCGTCGCCAACTAGGTCAGGTCGAACGAGTGCTCTTAACACTCCTTATTCGTCGTACATGGTGGCCCTTTTTACCGCAATGAAACTTCACCAAGTGATTACCATACAAGGAGTCATCTTTGCATCTCCCTGTCGAGGTGGCCCTAACGACTATGTGCAAGATGGACTTCCGCAATGTGTGGGGTGATAGACAGTTGACAGGATGCCTCATTGCAACAGATGCCGGTGGCAGTTGAGGTGCAGCATCGCAGACGGGGTAGCCGAAATCCTGGCCATCCCGTAGTTCCTTCGGTATAATAGAAGCTGCCCGAACAcaacttgtcaagatgaCATCCTGCAACTCAACCTCCTTACCAAGATAAACATGGTTGGCGTTCCTGGGAAATACAAAGGCTGCGAAACTTGCCGGCGTAGAAGAGTCAAGGTAAGTCTCTATCATCTCATCGCAACTCTGCCCTCCAAGTTCACATTCCCGAACAGTGCAGCAACGAGAGGCCTTATTGCCAGAAGTGTATATCGAGTGGAAGGCAATGTGAAGGCTATGAACGAGAACGAGTCTTCATTACCGGGACGCCGCAGAATAAAGGCAGAGTAGCCTCCCATCCAAAGAAAGGCTCAtcctccaagaaggagaGCTCGCCTCTGTACGAGGAGCCTCCTAGAACTCTCGGTATCACGCCAGTCCATCCTCTCACCTCAGCCTGGGACGACCACACACTTGTCTCAGATCAAGGAGTGGAGTATTCGGTTCTCGTCTCGGCCCTGCACACTAGGCTTCCATACACTCTCCCAGATCATTCAGCTGATGACTCCGCACCTTTCCGCATTACCTTCCCGCCATATACGCCGACAGACTTACAGTCATTAGTGGGTGGAGGAGAATTTGGTGTAAGAGCACAATGCTTAGCACGTTTACCGAGCGTATATGAGCAAGACGACTCGGCACAAAGTTactgcatcttcttcttcgaggtTTGTGCAATACCCTTACCGATTCCAAATGACTGCTAACAATTAGCTAGCATGAAACAGCATATGCATTTGGCGAATCAGGATCCCAGCGGATGCGACGAATGGGACCGGCCTACTTTAGTCACTTTCCCAATCATCATTTCTTTGTGCGGGTGTATCGACCTCTAGCTGTAAGTAGCGTTCAACGATCCATGGTTATTTCGTTCTGCTGAGTGCAAGATAGACCGGCTTCGCTCTCCTGAGGCGACAAGATACATTTGTATCATCTCCAGATTGGAAGACTGTCCCATGGCAGAGACATCCGAAGTCTCTCCTGGACCATCTcctggatcttgttcttctgctgcCTGCCATCCTTTCTCAAGTTGATCAGATTGTTCCGTCAGAACCAACCCTTCATCGACGGCATAGcgctcagcagcttctccgGGATTGCCTTTCCCTTGAGAGACACCTTGATGCTTGGTTTCAAATGGCCAACCGTTCCAGCTTTGAACAGCCCGTGGCCTACTGGACTGAGGAGCTGATCAGCCCCGGAGGTC
This region of Fusarium verticillioides 7600 chromosome 3, whole genome shotgun sequence genomic DNA includes:
- a CDS encoding cysteine synthase; this encodes MLRPSVRRLAAAAAKAAAAPSSHTLSVSRAQGVSRGLTGAIGNTPLIRLNHLSEETGCEILGKAEFMNPGGSVKDRAALYVVKDAEERGLLKPGGTVVEGTAGNTGIGLAHVCRSRGYKLVIYMPNTQSQGKIDLLRLLGAEVYPVPAVAFDNPENYNHQARRHAERLDNAVWTNQFDNTANRRAHIETTGPEIWAQTDGKVDAFTCATGTAGTLAGITRYLKDVSDGRVKSFLADPPGSVLHSYVSSGGKLTERTGSSITEGIGQGRITDNLQPDIGLVDGSLHISDEKSIEMVYRCLDEEGLYLGASSSLNVVAAKEVAEKLGKGHTVVTVLCDGAYRYADRLFSRKWLTDKKLLGAIPSHLEKYIVLP
- a CDS encoding hypothetical protein (At least one base has a quality score < 10), whose amino-acid sequence is MAFAEQQRWVTVQQKTFTKWLNTKIEARNLEVKDLVKDLSDGVMLIHLLECLSHESLGRYASKPKLRVQKFENANLALDFVKSRGIQMTNIGAEDVVDGNQKIVLGLIWTLILRFTISDINEEGMSAKEGLLLWCQRKTACYDEVEVRDFSASWNDGLAFCALLDIHRPDLIDYDALDKKDHRGNMQLAFDIAHKEIGIPKLLDVEDVCDVAKPDERSLMTYIAYWFHAFSQMEKVENAGRRVEKFVNNMQGAWEMQSAYERRMRALLQAIQEQIEVWKQATFEGTYADAKAQSNEFFEYKKGKKRQWVAEKSDLATLLGNIKTKLGTYRLRPYDPPAELSLDALERRWAELASNEMTRAQLINETIRDIKNALRKSFADKANDFAMALNTMQLAISGLDGDVEDQLHHVRKLSESLSPLDQYLDKISELDQKCQEANIEENDFTTYTYDELSYELGLVKTSVQKKLAFLENQMVARSMTNLTPIQLEEFESVFRHFDRDDTNCLQELEFSAALASLGLVFSEDEMHEYFLETSGGRDYVTFEQFIRFMVDVTEDQNTAEQVFQSFREVADGKPYVTEMDLRHSLVPDEVIDQLIEIMPPHSGPDMSEDRGMPQYDYISFMEKLINDQNSQQGNSEATQQNRSDAEPQSPHTNGV
- a CDS encoding D-lactate dehydrogenase (cytochrome), translating into MSCRSQLLRALRGSASSPGGRRTVSLRTNILERSLAHSKTPTRCIATTAPRLISQTRAQQSKLTSETYPQLERDARFAQVTPEHVARFREILGDNPSAIIDGITGGGAGVDAADFETYNEDWMHKYKGQSKLVLRPGTTDEVSGILKYCNEQHLAVVPQGGNTGLVGGSIPVFDEIVISMARMNEIRSFDEVSGSLVIDAGCVLETVDSYLAQKGYIFPLDLGAKGSCHVGGNVATNAGGLRLLRYGSLHGTVLGVEAVLPNGTVINDLCTLRKNNTGYDVKQLFIGAEGTLGIITKIAIQCPQRSPAVNVAVFGIESYDKAQLAFREAKKQLSEILSAFELMDGRSQRIVSEVKGQEHPLEGEYPFYCLIETSGSNGEHDYAKLETFLEDVMTREVIADGVVAQDETQLRNLWGWREGITECLGHWGGTYKYDISIPLDEMYTIVEDTKARLIDLGLLGDTCDHPVVDVLGYGHMGDSNLHLNIPVRRYDPAVEKALEPWVYEWIQKRSGSISAEHGLGIAKKKFIGYSRDDTTIGLMKQIKNLFDPNGIMNPYKYI